A window from Gallus gallus isolate bGalGal1 chromosome 5, bGalGal1.mat.broiler.GRCg7b, whole genome shotgun sequence encodes these proteins:
- the FIBIN gene encoding fin bud initiation factor homolog precursor, whose amino-acid sequence MPALRLLWFGCLCSLCRGYFEGPLYPEMSNGTLHHYFVPDGDYEENDDPERCQLLFRVSEQRRCGTAAAGEGLSLREELTVLGRQVEDAGRVLEGIGKSISYDLDGEESYSTYLRRESAQISDAYSSSDRSLSELEGKFRQGQEQGGREEARLGDSFLGLLLHARALLRETRAISSGLRDKHDLLSLTVRSHGARLSRLKNDYLRA is encoded by the coding sequence ATGCCGGCGCTGCGCCTGCTGTGGTTCGGCtgcctgtgcagcctgtgccgcGGGTACTTCGAGGGCCCGCTGTACCCCGAGATGTCCAACGGCACCCTGCACCACTACTTCGTCCCCGACGGGGACTACGAGGAGAACGACGACCCCGAACGCTGCCAGCTGCTCTTCAGGGTGAGCGAGCAGCGGCGGTGCGGCACGGCGGCAGCGGGCGAAGGGCTGAGCCTGCGGGAGGAGCTGACGGTACTGGGCCGGCAGGTGGAGGACGCGGGTCGGGTGCTGGAGGGCATCGGCAAGAGCATCTCCTACGACCTGGACGGGGAGGAGAGCTACAGCACCTACTTGCGCCGCGAGTCCGCCCAGATCAGCGACGCCTACTCCAGCTCGGACCGCTCGCTGAGCGAGCTGGAAGGCAAATTCCGGCAGGGCCAGGAGCAGGGCGGCCGCGAGGAAGCCCGTCTGGGCGACAGCTTTCTGGGTCTGCTGCTGCATGCCCGCGCCCTGCTCCGCGAGACCCGTGCCATCTCCAGCGGGCTGCGGGACAAGCACGACCTGCTGTCCCTCACCGTGCGCAGCCACGGCGCTCGCCTCAGCCGCCTCAAGAACGACTATCTGCGGGCCTGA